In Silene latifolia isolate original U9 population chromosome X, ASM4854445v1, whole genome shotgun sequence, the following proteins share a genomic window:
- the LOC141623035 gene encoding uncharacterized protein LOC141623035, which produces MVYTKRARKRKAAINVKQQQKQGSFTSPPCYQSSEVGIPAKKPQHEKEDSNQVGVLQQCKFEQMQGAVIPVPDPKGLDKFHSSRHLDLLVGSLNYNLSVAGNSSTSIPATATAHEELDPILAHKTMAGSGSTKNADDTLPRGGNKEATNHLSSIHGEISSNCFHENSPQESASFNLTEIAEKMCNFDEVDSFGSESNLVSVGGYKVKPKYEFPLGHILSKYGDIGVNCSLTVKFRSLCMEHLCDIIQNLMDTNIVAITDDDLEEMMGHVGDLEKQNLDIEWLKERLNEISEAKRAIKVLRSSSNEKTHHAELKAEVKKRSQQLEAKKREFALKEAELQELGKEIFADKRDIVAMENGIVKVEKVISENKAKLRPFVNMESLGQGLI; this is translated from the exons ATGGTGTACACAAAAAGAGCAAGAAAAAGAAAAGCAGCCATTAAtgtcaaacaacaacaaaaacaaggaAGCTTTACATCTCCTCCTTGCTACCAG TCTTCGGAAGTTGGCATCCCTGCAAAGAAACCCCAGCATGAAAAGGAGGACTCAAATCAAGTAGGTGTGTTACAACAATGTAAATTTGAACAGATGCAGGGAGCGGTCATTCCTGTTCCTGATCCAAAAGGGCTCGACAAATTTCATTCATCACGACACTTGGATCTTCTTGTTGGTTCTTTGAACTATAACCTATCAGTAGCCGGTAACTCTTCTACTTCTATACCTGCTACTGCTACTGCTCATGAGGAGCTTGATCCTATCCTTGCTCACAAAACCATGGCTGGTTCTGGGAGTACTAAAAATGCTGATGACACTCTCCCCCGGGGAGGCAACAAGGAAGCGACAAACCATTTAAGCAGCATACATGGAGAGATTTCAAGCAACTGTTTCCATGAAAACAGCCCTCAAGAGTCTGCTAGCTTCAACCTAACAGAAATAGCTGAGAAAATGTGTAACTTTGATGAAGTTGACTCGTTTGGATCCGAGAGCAACTTAGTCTCAGTAGGAGGGTATAAAGTAAAGCCCAAGTATGAATTCCCTCTTGGTCATATTCTTTCCAAGTATGGAGATATAGGTGTTAATTGTTCTCTAACAGTCAAATTTCGCTCCTTGTGCATGGAACATCTCTGTGACATTATTCAGAACTTGATGGATACTAACATTGTAGCTATCACGGATGACGATCTTGAAGAAATGATGGGTCATGTTGGAGATTTAGAGAAACAAAATCTCGATATTGAGTGGCTTAAAGAGAGACTGAATGAAATAAGCGAGGCAAAGCGTGCAATTAAGGTCTTGAGGTCATCTTCGAATGAAAAAACCCATCACGCTGAATTGAAAGCTGAAGTTAAGAAGAGGAGTCAGCAATTGGAAGCGAAAAAGAGAGAATTTGCTCTCAAAGAAGCAGAACTCCAAGAGCTTGGAAAGGAAATCTTTGCTGATAAACGCGACATTGTTGCAATGGAGAATGGAATCGTCAAAGTGGAGAAGGTGATATCAGAAAATAAAGCTAAGCTGAGACCTTTTGTGAATATGGAATCATTAGGTCAGGGTTTAATATAG
- the LOC141623036 gene encoding putative ubiquitin-conjugating enzyme E2 18, whose protein sequence is MTSSSSAASRKALSKIACNRLQKELMEWQMNPPVGFKHNVTDNLQRWVIEVNGAPGTLYENEKYQLQVDFPEHYPMEAPQVIFSPPAPMHPHIYSNGHICLDILYDSWSPAMTVSSICISILSMLSSSTVKERPEDNDRYVKNCRNGRSPKETRWWFHDDKV, encoded by the exons ATGACCTCCTCCTCTTCCGCTGCCTCTCGCAAG GCACTTAGCAAAATCGCTTGCAATCGACTGCAAAAGGAGCTTATGGAGTGGCAAATGAATCCTCCTGTTGGTTTTAAACATAATGTTACTGATAATCTTCAAAg GTGGGTAATTGAAGTTAATGGAGCACCAGGAACTTTGTATGAAAATGAGAAATATCAACTTCAAGTTGATTTCCCTGAACATTATCCTATGGAAGCTCCTCAG GTGATATTTTCACCACCGGCACCAATGCATCCTCATATATATAGCAATGGCCATATATGTTTAG ATATCCTGTACGACTCATGGTCCCCAGCTATGACAGTGAGCTCTATCTGCATCAGCATTCTCTCAATGCTCTCAAGCTCTACAGTGAAG GAAAGGCCTGAAGATAATGACCGCTATGTAAAGAACTGCCGAAATGGAAGGTCGCCGAAGGAGACCAGGTGGTGGTTCCATGATGACAAAGTATGA